Proteins from a genomic interval of Heterodontus francisci isolate sHetFra1 chromosome 31, sHetFra1.hap1, whole genome shotgun sequence:
- the col8a2 gene encoding collagen alpha-2(VIII) chain isoform X3 yields MLQMNIFILLLMSIIGYVFSGGYSPSKYVHPMVKGPAGPPFREGKGQYIEIPVILPSNLKGAKGAPGKPGPRGPPGLPGIPGKPGNGKPGLQGRTGPPGAPGFASFGKPGLPGQPGKPGIRGIPGPKGDIGLRGDTGPRGLPGPPGLPGPSGFSVIGKPGAPGAAGSPGLRAEPGPKGERGPPGDRGPKGENGYGKPGSPGPRGKEAAPGKPGPPGQPGRGKPGINGLPGGPGEKGEVGPQGEPGTPGPPGPQGPSGKPGLDGIGKPGQDGLSGIPGSQGHKGEPGPPGVRGMPGAPGYAKPGMNGFKGERGPPGRLGASGLNGEPGAKGLRGEPGARGEPGYPGAMSPKGSMGKPGVPGAKGEIGLVGPPGLQGMQGEQGHNGLPGKPGVPGERGFHGPPGAPGQIGQKGEGGYTGVPGAPGLAGPVGPKGEPGEAGQPGPRGSSGIPGLQGPTGPIGPIGLPGPKGEPGPPGLPGERKIGQPGITGPTGRTGSPGIPGMMGTRGPPGLPGPPGPPGIIINGEITGVASLHIDGAVDGAKIPGAVKPKKPQYGRGEISARVAPAFTAILTKPFPPSGAPIKFGRILYNGQNGYNPATGLFTCQIPGVYYFAYHVHVKGTNIWVALYKNNVPATYTYDEYKKGYLDQASGSAVLELKEHDQVWVQMPSDQANGLYSTEYIHSSFSGFLLCPT; encoded by the coding sequence AAATTCCAGTGATTCTTCCTTCAAATCTCAAGGGTGCAAAAGGTGCTCCAGGAAAACCTGGGCCAAGAGGACCTCCTGGATTACCAGGAATACCAGGGAAACCAGGGAATGGAAAACCTGGCCTTCAAGGACGGACAGGCCCACCTGGGGCACCAGGATTTGCAAGCTTTGGAAAACCAGGACTGCCAGGACAACCCGGTAAACCAGGTATCAGAGGAATTCCTGGGCCTAAGGGCGATATAGGACTCAGAGGAGACACTGGACCTAGAGGCCTTCCCGGGCCTCCAGGATTACCTGGGCCTTCTGGTTTCTCTGTCATTGGTAAGCCAGGAGCACCAGGAGCCGCTGGATCCCCAGGGCTTAGAGCAGAACCTGGTCCAAAGGGAGAACGTGGACCTCCAGGGGATCGTGGTCCCAAAGGTGAGAATGGATATGGAAAACCAGGTTCTCCAGGTCCAAGAGGTAAGGAAGCGGCACCAGGTAAACCTGGACCACCAGGTCAACCTGGGAGAGGAAAACCAGGAATTAATGGTTTACCTGGTGGTCCTGGTGAGAAAGGTGAAGTAGGGCCACAAGGTGAACCTGGCACCCCAGGACCACCTGGTCCTCAGGGACCATCAGGAAAGCCAGGATTGGATGGTATAGGAAAACCAGGTCAAGATGGGTTATCAGGCATTCCGGGATCTCAAGGTCATAAAGGTGAGCCTGGACCTCCTGGTGTTCGTGGTATGCCTGGAGCTCCAGGGTATGCAAAGCCAGGAATGAACGGATTTAAAGGAGAGCGAGGACCTCCTGGGAGACTAGGTGCCTCAGGACTCAATGGTGAGCCAGGTGCAAAAGGCTTGCGTGGTGAACCTGGAGCTAGGGGTGAACCAGGATATCCGGGGGCTATGAGCCCTAAGGGATCAATGGGAAAACCTGGTGTACCAGGAGCTAAAGGTGAAATTGGGCTTGTTGGGCCACCAGGTCTGCAGGGAATGCAAGGTGAACAGGGACACAATGGGTTACCTGGAAAACCAGGTGTACCTGGAGAGAGAGGTTTCCATGGACCTCCAGGAGCACCAGGTCAAATTGGTCAAAAAGGAgaaggtggatacacaggggttcCTGGAGCCCCAGGATTAGCTGGCCCTGTAGGACCCAAAGGGGAACCAGGAGAAGCAGGACAACCAGGACCTAGAGGTTCTTCAGGAATACCAGGCCTTCAGGGGCCAACAGGACCCATAGGACCAATAGGTTTACCAGGTCCCAAAGGAGAACCAGGACCACCTGGTTTGCCAGGAGAAAGAAAAATAGGTCAACCAGGAATTACAGGACCAACAGGTCGAACTGGAAGCCCTGGCATACCAGGCATGATGGGAACTCGAGGTCCACCTGGTCTACCTGGGCCACCTGGCCCACCTGGGATCATCATTAATGGGGAAATAACAGGTGTGGCTAGCCTTCATATTGATGGAGCTGTGGATGGTGCAAAAATTCCAGGGGCTGTAAAACCTAAAAAACCACAATatggaagaggagaaatttctgcaaGGGTAGCTCCTGCTTTCACTGCAATTCTGACAAAACCATTTCCACCATCAGGGGCACCCATTAAGTTTGGTAGGATTTTGTATAATGGACAAAATGGTTACAATCCAGCAACTGGACTATTCACGTGCCAAATACCAGGTGTCTACTACTTTGCTTATCATGTGCATGTCAAGGGAACCAATATATGGGTGGCACTGTACAAGAATAATGTGCCTGCAACATACACATATGATGAATATAAGAAAGGATACCTTGATCAAGCATCAGGAAGTGCTGTACTGGAACTTAAAGAGCATGACCAAGTGTGGGTCCAGATGCCTTCAGACCAAGCCAATGGGTTATATTCCACTGAATACATCCATTCCTCTTTCTCAGGATTCCTACTTTGCCCAACATAA
- the col8a2 gene encoding collagen alpha-2(VIII) chain isoform X2, whose translation MTQITRERTMLQMNIFILLLMSIIGYVFSGGYSPSKYVHPMVKGPAGPPFREGKGQYIEIPVILPSNLKGAKGAPGKPGPRGPPGLPGIPGKPGNGKPGLQGRTGPPGAPGFASFGKPGLPGQPGKPGIRGIPGPKGDIGLRGDTGPRGLPGPPGLPGPSGFSVIGKPGAPGAAGSPGLRAEPGPKGERGPPGDRGPKGENGYGKPGSPGPRGKEAAPGKPGPPGQPGRGKPGINGLPGGPGEKGEVGPQGEPGTPGPPGPQGPSGKPGLDGIGKPGQDGLSGIPGSQGHKGEPGPPGVRGMPGAPGYAKPGMNGFKGERGPPGRLGASGLNGEPGAKGLRGEPGARGEPGYPGAMSPKGSMGKPGVPGAKGEIGLVGPPGLQGMQGEQGHNGLPGKPGVPGERGFHGPPGAPGQIGQKGEGGYTGVPGAPGLAGPVGPKGEPGEAGQPGPRGSSGIPGLQGPTGPIGPIGLPGPKGEPGPPGLPGERKIGQPGITGPTGRTGSPGIPGMMGTRGPPGLPGPPGPPGIIINGEITGVASLHIDGAVDGAKIPGAVKPKKPQYGRGEISARVAPAFTAILTKPFPPSGAPIKFGRILYNGQNGYNPATGLFTCQIPGVYYFAYHVHVKGTNIWVALYKNNVPATYTYDEYKKGYLDQASGSAVLELKEHDQVWVQMPSDQANGLYSTEYIHSSFSGFLLCPT comes from the coding sequence AAATTCCAGTGATTCTTCCTTCAAATCTCAAGGGTGCAAAAGGTGCTCCAGGAAAACCTGGGCCAAGAGGACCTCCTGGATTACCAGGAATACCAGGGAAACCAGGGAATGGAAAACCTGGCCTTCAAGGACGGACAGGCCCACCTGGGGCACCAGGATTTGCAAGCTTTGGAAAACCAGGACTGCCAGGACAACCCGGTAAACCAGGTATCAGAGGAATTCCTGGGCCTAAGGGCGATATAGGACTCAGAGGAGACACTGGACCTAGAGGCCTTCCCGGGCCTCCAGGATTACCTGGGCCTTCTGGTTTCTCTGTCATTGGTAAGCCAGGAGCACCAGGAGCCGCTGGATCCCCAGGGCTTAGAGCAGAACCTGGTCCAAAGGGAGAACGTGGACCTCCAGGGGATCGTGGTCCCAAAGGTGAGAATGGATATGGAAAACCAGGTTCTCCAGGTCCAAGAGGTAAGGAAGCGGCACCAGGTAAACCTGGACCACCAGGTCAACCTGGGAGAGGAAAACCAGGAATTAATGGTTTACCTGGTGGTCCTGGTGAGAAAGGTGAAGTAGGGCCACAAGGTGAACCTGGCACCCCAGGACCACCTGGTCCTCAGGGACCATCAGGAAAGCCAGGATTGGATGGTATAGGAAAACCAGGTCAAGATGGGTTATCAGGCATTCCGGGATCTCAAGGTCATAAAGGTGAGCCTGGACCTCCTGGTGTTCGTGGTATGCCTGGAGCTCCAGGGTATGCAAAGCCAGGAATGAACGGATTTAAAGGAGAGCGAGGACCTCCTGGGAGACTAGGTGCCTCAGGACTCAATGGTGAGCCAGGTGCAAAAGGCTTGCGTGGTGAACCTGGAGCTAGGGGTGAACCAGGATATCCGGGGGCTATGAGCCCTAAGGGATCAATGGGAAAACCTGGTGTACCAGGAGCTAAAGGTGAAATTGGGCTTGTTGGGCCACCAGGTCTGCAGGGAATGCAAGGTGAACAGGGACACAATGGGTTACCTGGAAAACCAGGTGTACCTGGAGAGAGAGGTTTCCATGGACCTCCAGGAGCACCAGGTCAAATTGGTCAAAAAGGAgaaggtggatacacaggggttcCTGGAGCCCCAGGATTAGCTGGCCCTGTAGGACCCAAAGGGGAACCAGGAGAAGCAGGACAACCAGGACCTAGAGGTTCTTCAGGAATACCAGGCCTTCAGGGGCCAACAGGACCCATAGGACCAATAGGTTTACCAGGTCCCAAAGGAGAACCAGGACCACCTGGTTTGCCAGGAGAAAGAAAAATAGGTCAACCAGGAATTACAGGACCAACAGGTCGAACTGGAAGCCCTGGCATACCAGGCATGATGGGAACTCGAGGTCCACCTGGTCTACCTGGGCCACCTGGCCCACCTGGGATCATCATTAATGGGGAAATAACAGGTGTGGCTAGCCTTCATATTGATGGAGCTGTGGATGGTGCAAAAATTCCAGGGGCTGTAAAACCTAAAAAACCACAATatggaagaggagaaatttctgcaaGGGTAGCTCCTGCTTTCACTGCAATTCTGACAAAACCATTTCCACCATCAGGGGCACCCATTAAGTTTGGTAGGATTTTGTATAATGGACAAAATGGTTACAATCCAGCAACTGGACTATTCACGTGCCAAATACCAGGTGTCTACTACTTTGCTTATCATGTGCATGTCAAGGGAACCAATATATGGGTGGCACTGTACAAGAATAATGTGCCTGCAACATACACATATGATGAATATAAGAAAGGATACCTTGATCAAGCATCAGGAAGTGCTGTACTGGAACTTAAAGAGCATGACCAAGTGTGGGTCCAGATGCCTTCAGACCAAGCCAATGGGTTATATTCCACTGAATACATCCATTCCTCTTTCTCAGGATTCCTACTTTGCCCAACATAA
- the col8a2 gene encoding collagen alpha-2(VIII) chain isoform X1, with product MVSNFESIEHVLSMITRERTMLQMNIFILLLMSIIGYVFSGGYSPSKYVHPMVKGPAGPPFREGKGQYIEIPVILPSNLKGAKGAPGKPGPRGPPGLPGIPGKPGNGKPGLQGRTGPPGAPGFASFGKPGLPGQPGKPGIRGIPGPKGDIGLRGDTGPRGLPGPPGLPGPSGFSVIGKPGAPGAAGSPGLRAEPGPKGERGPPGDRGPKGENGYGKPGSPGPRGKEAAPGKPGPPGQPGRGKPGINGLPGGPGEKGEVGPQGEPGTPGPPGPQGPSGKPGLDGIGKPGQDGLSGIPGSQGHKGEPGPPGVRGMPGAPGYAKPGMNGFKGERGPPGRLGASGLNGEPGAKGLRGEPGARGEPGYPGAMSPKGSMGKPGVPGAKGEIGLVGPPGLQGMQGEQGHNGLPGKPGVPGERGFHGPPGAPGQIGQKGEGGYTGVPGAPGLAGPVGPKGEPGEAGQPGPRGSSGIPGLQGPTGPIGPIGLPGPKGEPGPPGLPGERKIGQPGITGPTGRTGSPGIPGMMGTRGPPGLPGPPGPPGIIINGEITGVASLHIDGAVDGAKIPGAVKPKKPQYGRGEISARVAPAFTAILTKPFPPSGAPIKFGRILYNGQNGYNPATGLFTCQIPGVYYFAYHVHVKGTNIWVALYKNNVPATYTYDEYKKGYLDQASGSAVLELKEHDQVWVQMPSDQANGLYSTEYIHSSFSGFLLCPT from the coding sequence AAATTCCAGTGATTCTTCCTTCAAATCTCAAGGGTGCAAAAGGTGCTCCAGGAAAACCTGGGCCAAGAGGACCTCCTGGATTACCAGGAATACCAGGGAAACCAGGGAATGGAAAACCTGGCCTTCAAGGACGGACAGGCCCACCTGGGGCACCAGGATTTGCAAGCTTTGGAAAACCAGGACTGCCAGGACAACCCGGTAAACCAGGTATCAGAGGAATTCCTGGGCCTAAGGGCGATATAGGACTCAGAGGAGACACTGGACCTAGAGGCCTTCCCGGGCCTCCAGGATTACCTGGGCCTTCTGGTTTCTCTGTCATTGGTAAGCCAGGAGCACCAGGAGCCGCTGGATCCCCAGGGCTTAGAGCAGAACCTGGTCCAAAGGGAGAACGTGGACCTCCAGGGGATCGTGGTCCCAAAGGTGAGAATGGATATGGAAAACCAGGTTCTCCAGGTCCAAGAGGTAAGGAAGCGGCACCAGGTAAACCTGGACCACCAGGTCAACCTGGGAGAGGAAAACCAGGAATTAATGGTTTACCTGGTGGTCCTGGTGAGAAAGGTGAAGTAGGGCCACAAGGTGAACCTGGCACCCCAGGACCACCTGGTCCTCAGGGACCATCAGGAAAGCCAGGATTGGATGGTATAGGAAAACCAGGTCAAGATGGGTTATCAGGCATTCCGGGATCTCAAGGTCATAAAGGTGAGCCTGGACCTCCTGGTGTTCGTGGTATGCCTGGAGCTCCAGGGTATGCAAAGCCAGGAATGAACGGATTTAAAGGAGAGCGAGGACCTCCTGGGAGACTAGGTGCCTCAGGACTCAATGGTGAGCCAGGTGCAAAAGGCTTGCGTGGTGAACCTGGAGCTAGGGGTGAACCAGGATATCCGGGGGCTATGAGCCCTAAGGGATCAATGGGAAAACCTGGTGTACCAGGAGCTAAAGGTGAAATTGGGCTTGTTGGGCCACCAGGTCTGCAGGGAATGCAAGGTGAACAGGGACACAATGGGTTACCTGGAAAACCAGGTGTACCTGGAGAGAGAGGTTTCCATGGACCTCCAGGAGCACCAGGTCAAATTGGTCAAAAAGGAgaaggtggatacacaggggttcCTGGAGCCCCAGGATTAGCTGGCCCTGTAGGACCCAAAGGGGAACCAGGAGAAGCAGGACAACCAGGACCTAGAGGTTCTTCAGGAATACCAGGCCTTCAGGGGCCAACAGGACCCATAGGACCAATAGGTTTACCAGGTCCCAAAGGAGAACCAGGACCACCTGGTTTGCCAGGAGAAAGAAAAATAGGTCAACCAGGAATTACAGGACCAACAGGTCGAACTGGAAGCCCTGGCATACCAGGCATGATGGGAACTCGAGGTCCACCTGGTCTACCTGGGCCACCTGGCCCACCTGGGATCATCATTAATGGGGAAATAACAGGTGTGGCTAGCCTTCATATTGATGGAGCTGTGGATGGTGCAAAAATTCCAGGGGCTGTAAAACCTAAAAAACCACAATatggaagaggagaaatttctgcaaGGGTAGCTCCTGCTTTCACTGCAATTCTGACAAAACCATTTCCACCATCAGGGGCACCCATTAAGTTTGGTAGGATTTTGTATAATGGACAAAATGGTTACAATCCAGCAACTGGACTATTCACGTGCCAAATACCAGGTGTCTACTACTTTGCTTATCATGTGCATGTCAAGGGAACCAATATATGGGTGGCACTGTACAAGAATAATGTGCCTGCAACATACACATATGATGAATATAAGAAAGGATACCTTGATCAAGCATCAGGAAGTGCTGTACTGGAACTTAAAGAGCATGACCAAGTGTGGGTCCAGATGCCTTCAGACCAAGCCAATGGGTTATATTCCACTGAATACATCCATTCCTCTTTCTCAGGATTCCTACTTTGCCCAACATAA